One stretch of Thermanaerosceptrum fracticalcis DNA includes these proteins:
- a CDS encoding M20 metallopeptidase family protein → MLNIVDEAKSLQNEIVSWRRELHQIPEVGLETPQTAAYVAAKLGEMGIAYKTNVGGHGVVGLIKGQGEGKTIALRADMDGLAIKEETGLPFASTNGNMHACGHDAHTAMLLGAAKILNAHRDQLKGNVKLIFQPGEEGPGGAKPMIDDGVLENPKVEAVLGLHIGTIFKEIGTGQIGVSYGNLMACLDQFSIKIKGKGCHGAMPDTGVDPIVITGQVLSALQTIVSREVKPVNPAVVTIGKIHGGRAYNIIPDEVELEGTVRSIKQDEREKIARRLEEIVASITRGMRGDYEFNYIFGYPPLVNDGQFTKSFVETAQKIVGEKDIIEIPYPTMGGEDMAFFLERVPGTFFFLGGGNEAKNIVYPHHNAKFDVDEDVFWRGTALLAQGAIDWLEKAGE, encoded by the coding sequence ATGCTTAATATTGTAGATGAGGCTAAAAGTCTTCAAAATGAAATAGTGAGCTGGCGCAGAGAACTGCACCAGATCCCGGAAGTAGGCTTAGAAACACCGCAAACCGCCGCTTATGTGGCTGCAAAATTAGGAGAAATGGGTATCGCATACAAAACTAATGTGGGCGGGCATGGTGTAGTTGGTTTAATTAAAGGACAAGGCGAAGGTAAAACCATAGCTTTAAGAGCTGATATGGACGGTTTAGCCATCAAGGAAGAAACAGGGTTACCCTTTGCCTCCACCAATGGCAATATGCATGCTTGCGGCCATGACGCGCATACAGCCATGCTCCTTGGGGCTGCCAAAATCCTCAATGCTCATCGTGACCAGCTAAAGGGTAATGTAAAACTTATTTTTCAACCTGGTGAAGAAGGACCCGGGGGGGCCAAACCCATGATTGATGACGGAGTCCTGGAAAACCCAAAGGTTGAAGCTGTTTTGGGACTACATATCGGTACTATCTTTAAGGAAATCGGCACGGGACAGATAGGGGTAAGTTATGGGAATCTAATGGCTTGTCTTGACCAATTTTCCATTAAAATCAAGGGTAAGGGCTGTCATGGGGCCATGCCGGATACCGGGGTTGACCCTATCGTCATCACGGGTCAGGTCTTAAGCGCTCTCCAAACTATTGTCAGCAGGGAGGTAAAACCGGTAAACCCGGCAGTAGTCACCATAGGTAAAATCCATGGCGGCAGAGCCTATAATATTATTCCTGATGAGGTTGAACTCGAAGGTACTGTACGGTCCATTAAGCAGGATGAACGGGAAAAGATTGCCAGGCGTTTAGAGGAAATCGTCGCTAGCATTACCAGAGGAATGCGCGGGGATTATGAATTTAATTATATTTTTGGCTATCCTCCCTTGGTCAATGATGGGCAATTTACCAAATCTTTTGTGGAGACGGCCCAGAAGATCGTAGGAGAAAAGGACATCATAGAAATTCCTTATCCCACCATGGGCGGGGAAGATATGGCCTTTTTCCTGGAAAGAGTGCCCGGCACCTTCTTCTTCCTGGGAGGGGGAAATGAAGCTAAAAATATTGTGTATCCCCATCATAATGCCAAGTTCGATGTAGACGAGGATGTTTTCTGGCGGGGAACTGCCTTGCTGGCCCAAGGAGCTATAGATTGGCTGGAAAAGGCGGGCGAATAG
- a CDS encoding acyl-CoA dehydrogenase, which produces MYPFTEEQILIRNMAKEFAETVVAPRAAEIDKKHEFPSDIVAQMAELNLMGIPYPEEYGGAAGDYLSYIMVVEELSKACASTGIILATHTSLGIWPIYKYGTPEQKEKYIKPLATGEKLGAFCLTEPNAGTDAASQQTVAVLDGDYYILNGSKCFITNGGYASTYIVFAMTDKSKGVKGISAFIVEKDFPGFAVGQFEDKLGIHGSATAEIIFKDCKVPKENLLGKEGEGFKIAMTTLDGGRIGVAAQALGIAQAAYEAALKYAKERHQFGKPISANQAIQFMLADMATQIQAARHLVYHAAFLKGSDQPHTKEASMAKLHASETAMQVTIKAVQIHGGHGYTTNYPVERHLRDAKITEIYEGTSEVQRMVIASNILR; this is translated from the coding sequence ATGTATCCTTTTACTGAAGAGCAAATCCTTATCAGGAACATGGCCAAAGAATTTGCCGAGACAGTGGTAGCCCCCAGAGCTGCAGAAATTGATAAGAAGCATGAATTCCCCAGTGACATTGTGGCGCAAATGGCGGAACTCAACCTCATGGGCATTCCTTATCCCGAAGAATATGGCGGCGCTGCCGGGGACTATCTCAGCTACATTATGGTTGTAGAAGAACTGTCTAAAGCCTGTGCTTCAACAGGTATTATCCTGGCTACCCATACTTCTTTGGGAATCTGGCCTATCTATAAGTACGGTACTCCCGAGCAAAAGGAAAAGTATATTAAGCCCCTGGCTACCGGCGAAAAATTAGGAGCCTTCTGCCTTACCGAACCTAACGCCGGCACTGATGCCGCCAGTCAGCAGACAGTAGCCGTACTCGATGGGGACTACTATATTCTCAACGGTTCCAAGTGTTTTATTACCAACGGCGGTTATGCCAGCACTTACATAGTTTTTGCCATGACAGACAAGAGCAAAGGTGTCAAAGGTATCAGCGCCTTTATCGTGGAAAAGGACTTTCCCGGTTTTGCCGTAGGCCAGTTTGAAGACAAGTTGGGCATTCACGGTTCTGCAACCGCCGAAATCATTTTCAAAGATTGCAAAGTACCCAAAGAAAACCTCCTGGGTAAAGAAGGTGAAGGCTTTAAGATTGCCATGACTACCCTGGACGGAGGCAGGATTGGTGTTGCCGCCCAGGCTTTAGGTATTGCCCAGGCTGCTTATGAGGCGGCTTTGAAATATGCCAAGGAAAGGCACCAGTTCGGCAAACCCATCAGCGCCAACCAGGCCATCCAGTTTATGCTGGCCGACATGGCTACCCAGATCCAGGCAGCCCGTCACCTGGTCTACCATGCCGCTTTCCTCAAGGGTAGTGACCAGCCTCATACTAAGGAAGCTTCCATGGCTAAATTACATGCCTCCGAAACCGCTATGCAGGTAACGATTAAAGCCGTACAGATCCATGGCGGTCACGGTTACACCACGAACTACCCCGTGGAACGCCATCTGCGGGATGCCAAGATTACCGAAATCTACGAAGGAACTTCAGAAGTGCAGCGTATGGTCATTGCCTCTAATATTTTACGGTAA
- a CDS encoding ferredoxin family protein — translation MKKLSIEERLGFNKFNVDDDEAHITINKEICRTCTEKPCLYACPALLYNLNEAGEMTFDYAGCLECGTCRVVCQKQGAIQWNYPRGTFGVQFRYG, via the coding sequence ATGAAGAAACTCTCCATCGAAGAACGCCTGGGTTTCAACAAATTCAATGTGGACGATGATGAAGCCCATATCACTATAAACAAAGAAATCTGCCGCACCTGTACGGAAAAGCCCTGTCTTTATGCCTGTCCTGCCCTTTTATACAACTTAAACGAAGCGGGAGAAATGACCTTTGATTATGCGGGATGCCTGGAATGTGGGACCTGTCGGGTGGTTTGTCAAAAGCAAGGGGCCATCCAGTGGAATTATCCCCGGGGAACCTTTGGGGTCCAGTTCAGGTATGGGTAG
- a CDS encoding ATP-dependent DNA ligase: MQLQPIIPFEPMITEQIPRGEQWIAQVKWDGVRVLTYFDGQEVRLFNRKRNERTMQFPEFVEIKRYLKASSVILDGEIIALHNGKPSFHEVMRRDGIRKPENVEKARKETPVTYMLFDVVYYNGVWVKDQSLQKRQEILMDIITPQENVQLVENFADGESLFTAIKANGMEGIVCKDLNSTYAINGKDGRWQKVKNYRDLIAVVGGVTLRDGVVNALLLGLYDHKGQLWYIGHAGTGKLTHTEWRNLTAIIKPLAVKQSPFINQPQRMKEAVWLKPKITLRIKFTEWTKGRVLRQPSIQAFVDVSPEECMFLQTNSFTQAISYGF; this comes from the coding sequence ATGCAGTTACAACCCATTATCCCCTTTGAGCCAATGATAACGGAGCAAATCCCCCGGGGAGAACAATGGATTGCACAGGTTAAGTGGGATGGCGTCCGGGTTCTTACTTATTTCGACGGCCAGGAGGTCCGGCTTTTCAACCGGAAACGAAACGAACGAACCATGCAATTCCCTGAGTTTGTTGAGATTAAACGCTACTTAAAAGCCTCATCAGTTATTCTTGATGGCGAAATCATCGCTCTCCATAACGGGAAGCCCTCTTTTCATGAGGTCATGAGACGGGACGGAATTAGAAAACCGGAAAATGTGGAGAAAGCGCGTAAGGAAACACCTGTAACCTATATGCTCTTTGATGTGGTGTATTACAACGGGGTATGGGTCAAAGACCAGTCATTACAAAAGAGACAGGAGATTTTAATGGACATCATTACCCCGCAGGAAAATGTGCAGTTAGTGGAAAACTTCGCTGACGGCGAGAGTTTATTTACCGCTATCAAAGCTAACGGTATGGAAGGAATCGTCTGTAAAGACCTTAACAGCACATATGCCATTAACGGTAAAGATGGCCGGTGGCAAAAGGTAAAGAATTACAGAGACTTAATAGCTGTAGTGGGAGGTGTAACCCTGCGTGACGGGGTTGTTAATGCCCTCTTATTGGGCTTATACGACCATAAGGGCCAGTTATGGTACATCGGACATGCCGGGACCGGAAAGTTAACTCATACTGAATGGAGAAACCTAACAGCGATAATAAAACCTTTGGCCGTAAAGCAGAGCCCCTTTATTAATCAACCTCAACGAATGAAGGAGGCTGTCTGGCTTAAACCTAAAATCACATTGAGAATTAAATTTACTGAATGGACAAAAGGCAGGGTCTTAAGACAGCCAAGCATCCAGGCTTTTGTTGATGTCTCACCGGAGGAGTGTATGTTTCTACAAACCAATTCCTTTACTCAGGCTATATCATATGGTTTTTGA
- a CDS encoding FAD-dependent oxidoreductase, translated as MSEERFDCIIVGAGPAGSAAALTLARAGLEVLVIERGLQAGSKNMTGGRLYAHALQKIIPNFWEEAPVERRVVKETITMITPSGSVSLDYKSQRYNQEPYHSFTVLRAQFDQWLATKAEEAGAVIATGVRVDDLLRDDQGKIIGVIAGEDQMLANVVIAADGVNSLLAQKAGLRGELKDIHVATGVKEVIELPRQVIEDRFQLTGEEGAAQLFVGRCTQGIQGGGFLYTNKNTISIGLVITSGAIGKSKIKIADLIEEFKTHPNIAPLVTGGKVVEYSAHLVPEGGLNMLPALYTDGLLIAGDAAGLVLNTGYMVRGMDLAIYSGIAAAQTVIKAKEKEDYSKTSLSHYQELLKNSFVMKDLETYKNAPAFMEQTTRIFTTYPQLADNILYKLFTVYGTPAQHLLPMVMGELKKNNISIFDLVKDGIKGVRAL; from the coding sequence ATGAGCGAAGAAAGATTTGACTGTATCATCGTGGGGGCAGGGCCGGCGGGCAGCGCCGCCGCCCTTACCCTGGCCCGGGCCGGCCTCGAAGTCCTCGTCATCGAAAGAGGCCTGCAAGCCGGCAGCAAAAACATGACAGGAGGCAGGCTCTACGCCCACGCCCTGCAAAAAATAATCCCCAACTTCTGGGAAGAAGCACCCGTCGAAAGACGGGTTGTCAAAGAAACCATCACTATGATCACGCCTTCCGGCAGTGTTTCCCTGGACTACAAGAGCCAGCGCTACAACCAGGAACCCTACCACTCCTTTACAGTCCTAAGAGCCCAATTCGACCAGTGGCTGGCCACTAAAGCCGAAGAAGCCGGGGCCGTCATCGCCACCGGCGTCAGAGTCGATGACCTTTTACGGGATGACCAGGGTAAAATCATTGGCGTCATTGCCGGCGAAGACCAAATGCTGGCCAACGTCGTCATCGCCGCCGACGGAGTCAACTCCCTTTTAGCCCAGAAAGCGGGCCTAAGGGGCGAACTCAAAGACATTCACGTGGCCACAGGCGTCAAAGAAGTCATCGAACTGCCAAGACAAGTAATAGAGGACCGCTTCCAGCTCACAGGAGAAGAAGGGGCTGCTCAGCTCTTTGTGGGCCGGTGCACCCAAGGAATCCAGGGCGGCGGTTTCCTCTACACCAACAAAAACACCATCTCCATAGGTCTCGTCATTACCTCCGGGGCTATAGGAAAAAGCAAAATAAAAATTGCTGACTTAATCGAAGAATTCAAGACCCACCCCAACATCGCTCCTCTCGTAACCGGGGGTAAAGTCGTCGAATACTCGGCCCATTTAGTACCCGAAGGCGGCCTAAATATGCTGCCTGCCCTCTATACAGACGGGCTTTTAATCGCCGGTGATGCCGCAGGTTTAGTCTTAAACACCGGCTACATGGTCAGGGGCATGGATTTAGCCATCTACTCCGGCATCGCTGCTGCTCAGACCGTCATCAAAGCCAAAGAAAAAGAAGACTATTCCAAAACATCCTTAAGTCATTACCAGGAACTTCTTAAAAACAGCTTTGTTATGAAAGACCTGGAGACCTACAAAAATGCCCCGGCCTTCATGGAACAGACCACCCGGATCTTCACCACCTATCCGCAATTAGCCGACAACATCCTCTACAAACTGTTTACCGTATACGGTACTCCCGCCCAGCATCTTTTACCCATGGTCATGGGCGAACTCAAGAAGAATAATATATCCATCTTTGATTTGGTCAAAGACGGTATAAAGGGGGTCAGGGCCCTATGA
- a CDS encoding DUF5058 family protein gives MSPEILKIANEFGVWIIAALVVSVVAIQAILYTRLAYSTAEKLGMKKEKCNIAFRTGLVTAIGPVIAIFIVMVGMMSVIGGPMSWLRLSIIGAAPTELTAARVGAEALGVEFGSKNYNLLALATSWWTMAVNGIGWLLLVGLFSHKLESLREKIGGGDPRWLGLLSGAAMLGVFGYLNSADVVQGGGKLIAVVAGALSMVVMVKVTQKYPKLKEFSLGIAMLVGMFSAIIFS, from the coding sequence TTGTCGCCAGAAATTTTAAAAATTGCTAATGAATTTGGGGTTTGGATTATTGCAGCTTTAGTTGTTTCGGTAGTAGCCATTCAGGCCATCTTGTATACCAGACTTGCTTATTCCACAGCAGAGAAACTGGGTATGAAAAAGGAGAAATGTAATATCGCTTTTAGAACAGGTCTCGTGACAGCCATTGGTCCTGTTATTGCTATCTTTATCGTCATGGTTGGGATGATGTCAGTTATCGGTGGCCCTATGAGTTGGCTCAGACTATCGATTATTGGAGCAGCTCCTACCGAATTAACGGCGGCCAGAGTAGGTGCGGAAGCTCTAGGTGTGGAATTTGGTTCAAAAAATTATAATTTGCTAGCACTGGCCACATCCTGGTGGACTATGGCTGTTAATGGTATAGGCTGGCTCCTCCTGGTAGGCTTATTTAGCCATAAGTTAGAGTCTTTAAGGGAGAAAATTGGCGGTGGTGACCCCAGGTGGTTAGGGCTCTTGAGTGGTGCAGCCATGTTGGGCGTTTTTGGCTATTTAAATTCCGCTGATGTGGTACAAGGTGGCGGTAAGTTAATTGCTGTAGTAGCCGGGGCTTTGTCCATGGTAGTCATGGTAAAAGTGACACAGAAGTATCCTAAGCTCAAGGAATTTTCTTTAGGTATAGCTATGCTGGTAGGGATGTTCAGCGCTATTATTTTTAGTTAG
- a CDS encoding electron transfer flavoprotein subunit beta/FixA family protein, translating into MPNIIACYKWVIDEADIKVDAKTRELQFDRVNYKISEYDRNAIEEAVKICEAQGGEVIALTAGTEKARASLKDALSRGPAQAIYVNDELLGNADAFITARVLAKAVAKVPDYQMIICGEGSSDQYNQQVGPQLAALLGIPAITFVNKLTVLPDKVVAERKLEDGIEVVEAAYPVLVTVLPDINKARIPSLKQILGASKKPVKEIKLPELVLTPEELKPRFKVASTLAYVMARKQQRITGDSINEMAEKAAAALIKEGVVG; encoded by the coding sequence ATGCCCAACATAATTGCCTGTTACAAATGGGTTATCGATGAAGCCGACATCAAAGTGGATGCAAAGACCCGGGAGCTCCAATTCGACCGGGTCAACTACAAAATCAGCGAATACGACCGTAACGCCATTGAAGAAGCGGTCAAAATCTGTGAAGCTCAGGGAGGAGAGGTTATAGCCCTGACAGCCGGTACGGAAAAAGCCAGGGCTTCCTTAAAAGATGCTCTTTCCCGGGGGCCTGCCCAGGCTATCTATGTGAATGATGAGCTTTTAGGCAATGCTGATGCCTTTATCACCGCCCGTGTCCTGGCCAAAGCTGTGGCCAAGGTGCCTGATTATCAAATGATTATCTGCGGCGAAGGTTCCAGCGACCAGTACAACCAGCAGGTAGGCCCCCAGTTGGCCGCTCTCTTAGGAATTCCCGCCATTACCTTTGTCAACAAACTTACCGTCTTACCCGATAAAGTAGTGGCCGAGCGCAAACTGGAAGACGGCATCGAAGTGGTGGAGGCCGCTTATCCTGTCCTCGTCACCGTTCTGCCCGACATTAACAAGGCCCGTATTCCCAGCCTTAAACAGATCCTGGGCGCCAGCAAAAAACCGGTCAAGGAGATTAAACTTCCGGAACTGGTACTTACGCCAGAAGAACTCAAACCCCGTTTTAAGGTAGCCAGTACCTTAGCTTACGTCATGGCCAGGAAACAGCAGAGAATCACCGGTGACAGCATAAACGAAATGGCAGAAAAAGCAGCGGCTGCACTAATCAAAGAAGGCGTCGTGGGTTAG
- a CDS encoding amidase has product MYISPASLPGTVAELRSGQLDLLKYVNEICDRIEVIEPHIQALIPEPDRRSRLLKEAEALQNMYPDSNKRPPLYGVLVGVKDIFRTKGFPTRAGAQLPPELFEGPEAECVKRLREAGALILGKTVTTEFAFFAPGPTRNPYNPEHTPGGSSSGSAAAVAAGFCPLALGTQTIGSVIRPAAFCGIVGFKPSYDRIPSEGLIYFSPSLDHVGLFTQDVEGMNLAASILCYDWEPAAPGEEIAKLPVLGVPEGSYLAQASEEGLKAFEAQLKMLVKGGYEIKRVPAFENIKEINLLHRRMAFAELAQIHEEWFARYEDLYRPQTKDAILTGKEVEEEELKRARAGRLALREELEALMAEHGIDLWLSPAAVGSAPQGISATGDPIMNLPWTYAGMPTITLPAGMSESNLPLGLQFTAPFMADERLLEWAKGVEMVLRRL; this is encoded by the coding sequence ATGTATATTTCCCCTGCTTCTCTCCCCGGGACTGTGGCTGAATTAAGAAGTGGACAGCTTGACCTTCTTAAGTATGTTAACGAGATTTGTGACCGCATTGAAGTCATTGAGCCCCATATTCAGGCCCTGATCCCCGAACCCGACCGGCGAAGTCGCCTTTTAAAGGAGGCTGAAGCTTTGCAAAACATGTATCCCGACTCCAATAAAAGGCCTCCCCTCTACGGGGTGTTAGTGGGCGTTAAGGATATTTTCCGTACCAAAGGGTTTCCTACCAGGGCCGGTGCCCAGCTCCCTCCGGAACTGTTTGAGGGTCCGGAGGCAGAGTGTGTTAAAAGACTGCGGGAAGCCGGGGCTTTAATCCTGGGAAAAACTGTAACCACTGAGTTCGCCTTCTTTGCGCCAGGACCTACCCGCAACCCCTATAATCCGGAGCACACTCCGGGGGGATCCAGCAGTGGTTCGGCAGCCGCTGTGGCTGCAGGTTTTTGTCCCCTGGCTCTGGGTACCCAGACCATTGGCTCGGTTATCCGTCCCGCTGCTTTCTGTGGCATAGTGGGTTTTAAGCCCAGCTACGACAGGATTCCCAGTGAAGGGCTCATTTACTTTTCGCCTTCCCTCGACCATGTGGGTCTTTTTACCCAGGATGTAGAGGGGATGAACCTGGCAGCTTCGATTTTGTGTTACGACTGGGAGCCTGCCGCTCCAGGGGAAGAGATTGCAAAATTGCCGGTACTGGGGGTGCCGGAAGGTTCTTATCTGGCTCAAGCCAGTGAGGAGGGGCTTAAGGCTTTTGAGGCTCAATTGAAGATGTTGGTAAAGGGAGGTTATGAGATTAAGAGGGTACCTGCTTTCGAAAATATTAAGGAGATCAACCTGCTGCACAGGCGGATGGCTTTTGCCGAACTGGCCCAGATTCATGAGGAATGGTTTGCCAGATATGAAGACCTTTATCGCCCTCAAACAAAGGACGCTATTTTAACCGGTAAAGAAGTTGAGGAAGAAGAACTGAAGAGAGCCCGCGCCGGACGACTTGCTTTGCGGGAAGAATTAGAAGCATTAATGGCTGAACACGGTATAGACCTTTGGCTCAGTCCTGCTGCCGTTGGTTCGGCCCCCCAGGGTATTAGTGCTACGGGCGATCCCATTATGAATCTACCCTGGACTTATGCTGGTATGCCCACAATTACATTGCCTGCAGGGATGAGTGAGAGCAATTTACCACTTGGCTTACAATTTACCGCTCCTTTTATGGCCGATGAGCGGTTATTAGAATGGGCAAAAGGAGTGGAGATGGTCCTAAGAAGGTTATGA
- a CDS encoding DUF190 domain-containing protein, with the protein MAGNGHRPAFDQIKEEKLWSKLQDRQKKIRTYIGEASKYKGKLLYHAIVMKAKELGMTGTTVLRGIEGFGPNTRIKTTRLLDLSNDLPIVIENIDIVEYIEKLLPYLD; encoded by the coding sequence GTGGCTGGGAACGGTCATCGCCCAGCTTTTGACCAGATAAAGGAGGAAAAGTTATGGTCAAAATTACAGGACAGGCAAAAAAAAATAAGAACCTATATTGGCGAAGCCAGTAAATATAAAGGCAAACTGCTCTATCATGCCATTGTGATGAAGGCTAAGGAGCTGGGGATGACAGGCACCACTGTTTTACGGGGCATTGAAGGTTTTGGACCCAACACCCGCATCAAAACCACCCGTCTTTTAGATTTATCCAACGATTTGCCTATAGTCATAGAAAACATTGACATCGTTGAATATATAGAAAAACTTTTGCCCTATTTGGACTAA
- a CDS encoding substrate-binding domain-containing protein, which produces MKKVFSVLLTVILLFSLVACGKTAPKQEAPKSVEENKTIVLSTTTSTKDSGLLEKLLPVFEQKTGYQVKVLSQGTGQALKTGELGDCDVVLVHSRAAEDKFVADGFGVNRRDVMHNDFVIVGPEHDPAKIKGLPVVEALTRIAEMKKTEFISRGDDSGTHKKELELWTKSGVKPEGKWYLSVGKGMGDTLIMTDEKQGYTLADRGTYASMKDKLKLVVLVEGVPELLNPYGIIAVNPTRHPKVNHNGAIALIEFITSQEGKDIINGYKVNGQQLFFAK; this is translated from the coding sequence GTGAAAAAGGTTTTTAGTGTTTTGCTGACAGTCATTCTTCTTTTTTCCCTGGTCGCTTGCGGGAAAACGGCACCAAAGCAGGAAGCTCCTAAATCCGTAGAAGAAAACAAGACCATTGTCTTATCCACTACCACCAGTACCAAAGACTCAGGGCTTCTGGAAAAGCTGCTGCCTGTCTTTGAACAGAAGACGGGGTACCAAGTGAAAGTCCTTTCCCAGGGGACGGGTCAGGCCCTGAAAACAGGGGAACTGGGGGACTGCGACGTAGTTTTGGTTCACTCCAGGGCTGCGGAAGACAAGTTTGTGGCTGACGGCTTTGGGGTCAATCGGCGGGATGTCATGCACAATGACTTTGTGATTGTAGGACCGGAACACGACCCGGCTAAAATAAAAGGGCTTCCGGTGGTGGAAGCTCTAACGAGAATTGCTGAAATGAAAAAGACGGAATTTATCTCCCGCGGTGATGATTCCGGCACCCATAAAAAAGAACTGGAGTTGTGGACTAAGTCTGGAGTAAAGCCTGAAGGAAAATGGTATCTTTCTGTTGGTAAAGGTATGGGAGATACCCTGATTATGACTGACGAAAAACAAGGGTATACTTTGGCCGACCGGGGAACATATGCCAGTATGAAAGATAAGCTAAAACTGGTAGTTCTGGTCGAGGGTGTACCGGAACTTCTTAATCCTTACGGCATTATTGCCGTAAACCCAACCAGGCATCCTAAGGTTAACCATAATGGGGCTATTGCTCTAATCGAGTTTATCACTTCCCAGGAAGGGAAGGACATCATCAACGGTTACAAAGTAAACGGACAGCAGTTGTTTTTCGCCAAATAA
- a CDS encoding electron transfer flavoprotein subunit alpha/FixB family protein: protein MNIWVIAEQQELALELTGAARTLSGTAGEVITVLTGTEAQAQMAVKSGASKCYYINGEMPLENYAESLAKALKTAKPRLILIGATRRGKDLAAKIAALLGVGCATDGKNIEFTAEGVKIERMVYGGLAVSTLISQEETVIVTVPPKTYEAPAQEERTGEVKAFTGQPSTKVKVVEKRAKPKDAVNIADAAVVVGVGRGFAKQEDLKLAEDLAKVLEGELGCSRPVAEDLHWLPEDRYIGISGQNIKPGLYLSLGISGQVQHISGIRDAKIIFAVDKNENAPIFQNADYYIVGDLYQVVPALEEACKKALNK from the coding sequence ATGAACATCTGGGTAATAGCCGAACAACAAGAACTGGCCCTGGAACTGACAGGGGCAGCCCGTACCCTTTCGGGAACAGCGGGTGAAGTTATCACCGTCCTCACGGGGACAGAAGCCCAGGCCCAAATGGCAGTAAAAAGTGGTGCCAGCAAATGTTACTACATAAATGGGGAGATGCCCTTAGAAAACTATGCTGAGTCTTTGGCCAAAGCCCTCAAAACAGCCAAACCAAGACTCATTCTCATAGGAGCTACCAGAAGAGGCAAAGACCTGGCTGCTAAAATCGCTGCTCTCCTGGGTGTGGGTTGTGCCACCGACGGCAAAAACATAGAATTTACCGCCGAAGGCGTAAAAATAGAAAGAATGGTCTACGGAGGCTTGGCCGTCAGTACTTTGATCTCCCAGGAAGAAACCGTAATTGTCACCGTTCCTCCCAAGACCTATGAAGCTCCCGCCCAAGAGGAAAGAACAGGAGAAGTGAAAGCCTTTACCGGCCAGCCCAGTACTAAGGTAAAAGTCGTGGAAAAACGCGCTAAGCCCAAAGATGCTGTCAATATCGCTGATGCAGCCGTCGTTGTGGGTGTAGGCCGCGGTTTTGCCAAACAGGAAGACCTTAAACTGGCCGAAGACTTGGCCAAAGTCTTAGAGGGAGAACTAGGCTGCAGCCGTCCTGTAGCCGAAGACCTCCACTGGCTGCCTGAAGACCGTTACATCGGCATCTCCGGTCAAAACATCAAACCCGGCCTTTACCTCTCCTTAGGTATTTCCGGGCAAGTCCAGCACATCTCCGGCATCCGTGATGCCAAAATCATCTTTGCCGTAGACAAAAACGAAAATGCGCCCATCTTCCAGAATGCCGACTACTACATCGTCGGTGACCTCTACCAGGTCGTACCCGCCCTGGAAGAAGCCTGCAAGAAGGCCCTCAACAAATAG